The following proteins are co-located in the Paraburkholderia phytofirmans PsJN genome:
- the gmtY gene encoding gamma-mobile-trio recombinase GmtY yields the protein MFVSIKAKVLTDETGVYTEIPALLAATGILEPLIDYFLHRSHDRSLEWMRKVTRSVRLFLEYIQLNPAERDPHRLFQNFAKRLYTGTFNRETGIDATGLCWPPRSPHDAARIIIHLSDFFNWLGEVRPEAASVNPRYVGSTFDRQIDEAAYQYRRSKAFLGHTWASNATARATGYWLRYRRIPKVARGEPPAFPERHFEALLFKGFRNGDRYDYRGILITLLLHGAGFRESEPFHLYVQDVFPDPQDPRQAKVLIHHPHYGAAPADWCDERGRPRKSNRAEYLGQRFGLVPRTDLMDRRHAGWKGGMHDGPYYKQAYWFVPEYGEWFLELWHRYLKQLAHFDRDHPFAFVNLRRAPYGAIYTLTQYNKAHAAACKRIGLEVGKALGTTPHGHRHAYGQRLKHAGIDKPMIRRFMHHASIESQEIYTQASFSEAREALQQAAHRLDGLLTTPLSDLVRSSD from the coding sequence ATGTTCGTCAGCATCAAAGCAAAGGTCCTCACGGACGAAACCGGCGTCTACACTGAGATCCCCGCCCTGCTCGCCGCGACGGGGATACTCGAGCCGCTGATTGATTATTTCCTGCATAGAAGCCACGATCGCAGTCTGGAATGGATGCGCAAGGTGACGCGATCGGTGCGGCTCTTTCTTGAGTACATCCAACTCAACCCCGCCGAACGCGACCCTCATCGACTGTTTCAGAATTTCGCGAAGCGCCTGTATACAGGAACGTTCAATCGCGAAACAGGAATCGACGCCACGGGCCTTTGCTGGCCGCCTCGCTCGCCGCACGACGCGGCACGCATCATCATCCATTTGAGCGACTTCTTCAATTGGTTGGGCGAAGTTCGTCCTGAAGCAGCCAGCGTCAATCCTCGGTACGTCGGCAGCACGTTCGATCGACAGATCGATGAAGCCGCTTACCAGTATCGTAGAAGCAAGGCCTTCCTTGGGCATACGTGGGCGTCGAATGCCACCGCGCGCGCCACAGGATATTGGCTTCGCTACCGGAGAATCCCGAAGGTCGCGCGAGGTGAGCCGCCAGCTTTTCCAGAACGTCACTTTGAAGCGTTGCTCTTCAAAGGCTTTCGCAACGGCGATCGTTACGACTATCGTGGCATCTTGATCACGCTACTGCTCCATGGCGCGGGATTTCGAGAGTCGGAGCCTTTTCACCTTTACGTTCAGGACGTATTTCCAGATCCACAGGACCCGCGTCAAGCCAAGGTCCTCATCCACCATCCGCACTACGGGGCCGCGCCTGCTGACTGGTGCGACGAGCGAGGACGACCACGTAAATCGAACCGAGCAGAATACCTCGGCCAGCGCTTCGGCCTTGTGCCGCGTACAGACTTGATGGACCGTCGGCATGCTGGCTGGAAAGGCGGCATGCACGACGGTCCGTACTACAAGCAGGCGTACTGGTTCGTGCCGGAGTACGGCGAGTGGTTTCTGGAACTTTGGCATCGCTATCTGAAGCAGCTTGCGCATTTCGATCGGGATCATCCGTTCGCTTTCGTGAACCTGCGGCGCGCACCCTATGGTGCGATATACACCCTCACGCAGTACAACAAGGCTCACGCGGCCGCGTGCAAACGCATTGGCCTCGAAGTTGGCAAGGCGCTTGGCACAACTCCGCACGGGCACCGACACGCCTACGGCCAGCGTTTGAAGCACGCGGGAATCGACAAGCCGATGATTCGCCGCTTCATGCATCACGCATCGATCGAGAGCCAGGAGATCTACACACAAGCAAGCTTTAGCGAAGCCCGAGAAGCACTTCAGCAAGCGGCGCACCGGCTGGATGGACTTCTTACGACGCCTCTGTCCGATTTGGTCCGTTCATCTGACTAG
- a CDS encoding MFS transporter: protein MSTAHRTPTPTTVKSSNSTDRAESLATWALALAQLVSWGSVYYSFSLLVVPMEQTMGWSRTSTNAALSLGLLVSGFVAYPVGKWIDHGLGRRIMAIGSLIAAAMLLMWSATSSLTILFVAWIGLGLSMAATFYDPLFAVLTHRYPLRYKTKITLVTLVAGFASTVFIPVTQFLVDLAGWRLALVALAACNLIICLPIHVFAIRSSRIDPNAAQPSAERTAVDAAATRRALRTPTFWALALCFTTYYATFAALTFHLVPLMVERGVTNTVLDITMALIGPAQVIARAVWFAFDRKVTITTVGFIVVTLFPVSTVVLIVAGKSAALLWIFALCYGAANGMMTILRGTIVQQFLWTEGYGAISGMLSFPSNIAKGIAPIAAASIWGLTDGYVAVEWTVLLVSALSAVSFFIAAKCASARPSYR from the coding sequence ATGAGCACAGCGCACAGAACGCCGACACCGACGACAGTGAAGTCGAGTAACTCGACGGATCGCGCCGAATCGCTGGCCACCTGGGCGCTCGCGCTCGCCCAACTGGTGTCGTGGGGCTCGGTCTACTATTCGTTTTCGCTGCTGGTCGTACCCATGGAGCAGACCATGGGCTGGAGCCGCACGTCCACGAATGCTGCCCTCTCGCTCGGACTGCTGGTCTCGGGTTTCGTGGCGTATCCGGTGGGCAAATGGATCGACCACGGGCTCGGACGTCGAATCATGGCCATTGGATCGCTGATCGCGGCCGCCATGCTTCTGATGTGGTCGGCCACATCGTCGCTCACGATTCTCTTCGTAGCGTGGATCGGCTTGGGCCTGTCGATGGCTGCGACCTTCTATGACCCGCTCTTCGCCGTGCTCACGCATCGCTATCCGCTGCGATACAAGACCAAGATCACACTGGTGACGCTCGTTGCGGGATTCGCGAGCACGGTTTTCATTCCGGTCACGCAGTTCCTCGTGGATCTGGCCGGTTGGCGTCTCGCGCTCGTCGCACTTGCCGCGTGCAATCTAATCATTTGCCTGCCGATTCATGTCTTCGCAATCCGCTCCTCACGAATCGACCCGAACGCTGCCCAGCCGAGCGCGGAGCGCACGGCGGTCGATGCTGCGGCAACGCGACGTGCACTGCGCACGCCTACCTTCTGGGCGCTCGCACTGTGCTTCACAACCTACTACGCGACCTTCGCCGCGCTCACATTTCATCTGGTCCCGTTGATGGTCGAGCGCGGCGTCACCAACACGGTCCTGGACATCACCATGGCGCTGATAGGACCCGCGCAAGTCATCGCCCGCGCGGTCTGGTTCGCATTCGATCGCAAGGTCACCATCACGACAGTTGGTTTCATCGTGGTGACACTCTTTCCCGTCTCGACGGTCGTCCTGATTGTGGCTGGCAAATCCGCTGCGCTTTTGTGGATCTTCGCGCTCTGCTATGGCGCCGCCAACGGAATGATGACGATCCTGCGCGGCACGATCGTCCAGCAGTTTCTGTGGACGGAGGGCTACGGCGCGATCAGCGGCATGCTGTCGTTTCCGTCGAACATTGCGAAGGGCATCGCGCCCATCGCAGCGGCCAGCATCTGGGGATTGACGGATGGATATGTCGCCGTCGAATGGACGGTGTTGCTTGTCTCCGCGCTATCCGCCGTCAGCTTTTTTATCGCAGCGAAGTGCGCGTCGGCACGTCCCTCTTATCGGTGA